A stretch of Comamonadaceae bacterium M7527 DNA encodes these proteins:
- a CDS encoding MBL fold metallo-hydrolase — MNELEARLHYPLGDRLPSTTEALEVAPGVKWVRMALPFALNHINLWLLRDRLDVNGVMTDGWSIVDCCIDAPSSREQWLHLFDTALDGLPVLRVLVTHMHPDHVGLAHWLVEHWSTPAYSCPLWMSSLDFSMAHIGSAGGTGFGGHDAAAFFAAHGLNNPDDVAKVRARQNYYGSLVPKVPKAHTRLLDAMNVRIGERNWRCIVGYGHAPEHIALYCDDLDVLISGDMMLPRISTNISVYASEPEGNPLQLFLDSLERMRLLPDTVRILPSHGKPFVGLHERITQLLDHHRDRLAEVLQACVEQPMTAASALQVLFKRELDLHQTTFAMGESVAHLHKLWFDGKVRRYQQDGVWHWTALPNG; from the coding sequence ATGAACGAACTTGAAGCCCGCTTGCACTACCCCTTGGGCGACAGACTGCCCAGCACCACCGAGGCGCTGGAAGTCGCACCTGGCGTGAAGTGGGTACGCATGGCCTTGCCATTTGCGCTCAACCACATCAACCTGTGGCTGCTGCGCGACCGCCTGGACGTCAACGGCGTGATGACCGACGGCTGGAGCATTGTGGACTGCTGCATAGACGCACCCAGCTCACGCGAGCAGTGGCTGCACCTGTTTGACACCGCACTGGACGGCCTGCCCGTGCTGCGTGTGCTGGTCACGCACATGCACCCCGACCACGTGGGTTTGGCTCACTGGCTTGTTGAGCACTGGTCAACACCCGCCTACTCGTGCCCGCTGTGGATGAGCAGCCTGGACTTCTCCATGGCGCACATTGGCAGCGCAGGTGGCACCGGGTTTGGTGGTCACGATGCCGCTGCGTTTTTTGCCGCTCACGGTTTAAACAACCCAGACGACGTGGCCAAAGTGCGCGCCAGACAAAACTACTACGGCTCTCTGGTGCCCAAGGTACCCAAAGCCCACACGCGCTTGCTGGACGCCATGAACGTGCGCATTGGCGAGCGCAACTGGCGCTGCATAGTAGGCTACGGCCACGCGCCCGAACACATCGCCTTGTACTGCGACGACCTAGACGTACTCATCAGCGGCGACATGATGCTGCCGCGCATCTCCACCAACATCAGCGTGTATGCCAGCGAGCCCGAGGGCAACCCGCTTCAGCTGTTCCTGGACTCACTAGAGCGCATGCGCCTGTTACCAGATACCGTGCGCATATTGCCCTCACACGGCAAACCATTTGTGGGCCTGCACGAGCGCATCACGCAGTTGCTGGACCATCATCGAGACAGACTGGCCGAGGTATTGCAAGCCTGCGTAGAGCAGCCCATGACCGCTGCGTCTGCGTTGCAGGTGTTGTTCAAGCGCGAGCTGGATTTACACCAGACCACTTTCGCCATGGGCGAGTCAGTGGCGCACTTGCACAAGCTGTGGTTTGACGGCAAGGTGCGCCGCTACCAACAAGACGGCGTGTGGCACTGGACCGCACTACCAAACGGGTAG
- a CDS encoding MerR family DNA-binding transcriptional regulator: MAALTYTISDLAKEFDLTTRAIRFYEDMGLLQPERSGAGGRVRIYSARDRTRLKLTLRAKRLGLSLSEAKDIIDTYDSPRDTAPQLQKFLLILAQHKAQLQEQLSDLQANLDEIKTHEKEAKALLSKVKATA, from the coding sequence ATGGCAGCGCTCACCTACACCATTAGCGACCTCGCTAAAGAGTTTGACCTCACTACCCGGGCTATTCGGTTTTACGAAGACATGGGCTTGTTGCAGCCCGAGCGCAGCGGCGCAGGTGGCCGGGTGCGTATTTATTCAGCGCGCGACCGTACGCGGCTAAAGCTCACGCTGCGCGCCAAGCGCTTGGGGCTTAGCTTGTCTGAGGCCAAAGACATCATAGACACCTACGACAGCCCGCGTGACACAGCGCCTCAGTTGCAAAAATTTTTGCTGATCCTGGCGCAGCACAAGGCGCAGCTGCAAGAACAGCTGTCAGACCTGCAAGCCAACCTGGACGAAATCAAAACCCACGAAAAAGAGGCCAAGGCTTTGCTGAGTAAGGTTAAAGCCACGGCTTGA
- a CDS encoding acetyl-CoA C-acyltransferase — protein MSTTTQNDPVVIVSAARTPMGAFQGDFASLSAHDLGGVAIAEAVRRAGIDPAVVGELLFGNCLMAGQGQAPARQAALKGGLPLSTGAVTLSKMCGSGMKATMLAHDMLLAGSENVMIAGGMESMTNAPYLLQKGRGGYRMGHDKIYDHMMLDGLEDAYEAGRSMGTFGEDCAAKYNFTREAQDAFATESVKRAQAASSNGVFAAEIAPVTVKDRKGERVVSIDQGPGSINTDKIPTLRAAFKKDGGTITAASSSSINDGAAALVLMRASQAEKLGAAPLARVLGHATHAQEPNWFTTAPVFAMQKLLTNTGLVVEDIDLFEINEAFAVVPMAAMADMNIPHSKVNVHGGACALGHPIGASGARIIVTLLNALKQHGGKRGMASLCIGGGEATAMAFELI, from the coding sequence ATGTCAACCACCACACAAAACGACCCAGTCGTCATCGTCAGCGCGGCGCGCACGCCAATGGGGGCATTTCAAGGTGACTTTGCGTCCCTGTCTGCACACGACTTGGGCGGCGTCGCTATTGCCGAGGCCGTCAGGCGCGCTGGCATTGATCCGGCCGTGGTGGGCGAGTTGTTGTTTGGCAACTGCCTGATGGCTGGCCAAGGCCAGGCGCCTGCACGCCAAGCGGCGCTCAAAGGTGGCTTGCCGCTGTCAACGGGGGCGGTTACCCTGTCCAAAATGTGTGGCTCAGGCATGAAGGCCACCATGCTTGCGCACGACATGTTGCTGGCAGGCTCTGAGAACGTGATGATTGCCGGCGGTATGGAGAGCATGACCAACGCACCCTACTTGCTGCAAAAGGGCCGCGGTGGCTACCGCATGGGTCACGACAAAATTTACGACCACATGATGCTGGACGGTCTGGAAGACGCCTATGAGGCGGGTCGTTCTATGGGTACTTTTGGTGAAGACTGCGCTGCCAAATACAACTTCACCCGTGAAGCGCAAGACGCCTTTGCCACAGAGTCTGTCAAGCGTGCGCAAGCTGCAAGCAGCAATGGTGTGTTTGCTGCCGAGATTGCGCCCGTGACTGTGAAAGACCGCAAAGGCGAGCGCGTGGTAAGCATTGACCAAGGCCCGGGCAGCATCAACACCGACAAAATACCAACCCTGCGCGCCGCCTTCAAAAAAGACGGGGGCACCATTACCGCTGCCAGCTCGTCGTCTATTAACGACGGCGCAGCGGCCTTGGTGCTGATGCGCGCGAGTCAGGCTGAAAAGCTGGGCGCAGCGCCATTGGCACGCGTGTTGGGCCACGCCACACACGCGCAAGAACCCAACTGGTTCACCACCGCGCCTGTTTTTGCCATGCAAAAGTTGCTGACCAACACAGGCCTTGTGGTTGAGGACATTGACTTGTTTGAAATCAACGAGGCCTTTGCTGTGGTGCCCATGGCAGCCATGGCCGACATGAATATTCCACACAGCAAAGTCAATGTGCACGGTGGCGCTTGTGCCTTGGGCCATCCCATTGGTGCCAGTGGCGCGCGCATTATTGTCACGCTGCTCAATGCGCTAAAGCAACACGGTGGCAAGCGTGGCATGGCGTCTTTGTGCATTGGCGGGGGCGAAGCCACCGCCATGGCATTTGAATTGATCTGA
- the gmhB gene encoding D-glycero-beta-D-manno-heptose 1,7-bisphosphate 7-phosphatase, which yields MNNQQPLVVLDRDGTLNVDDQDYVTSADDWSPVPGALEAVARLNEAGWRVVVATNQSGLGRGLFDVATLNAVHTKMHKMMAAVGARVEAVFFCPHTLDDGCDCRKPAPGLISRIGERFGVPLVKVPVAGNTVRHMQAAHAAGAQPHLLLVGKCAQYTPDNLPPDLPPNTNVHASLDAFVDYLLTSHNA from the coding sequence ATGAACAATCAACAACCGCTGGTGGTGCTGGACAGAGACGGCACGCTCAACGTAGACGACCAAGACTACGTCACCAGCGCCGACGATTGGAGCCCCGTACCGGGCGCGCTAGAGGCGGTGGCTAGACTTAACGAGGCGGGCTGGCGTGTGGTGGTGGCCACCAACCAGTCTGGCCTGGGGCGTGGCTTGTTTGACGTGGCCACACTCAACGCAGTGCACACCAAAATGCACAAAATGATGGCGGCAGTAGGCGCTCGCGTAGAGGCGGTGTTCTTTTGCCCGCACACACTGGACGACGGCTGTGACTGCCGCAAACCTGCGCCAGGCCTCATATCCCGCATTGGCGAGCGCTTTGGTGTGCCGCTGGTCAAGGTGCCGGTGGCGGGTAACACGGTGCGCCACATGCAAGCCGCGCATGCGGCCGGTGCGCAACCGCATTTGTTGCTGGTAGGCAAATGCGCGCAATACACGCCAGACAACTTGCCACCAGATTTGCCACCCAATACCAACGTGCATGCCAGCCTGGATGCCTTTGTCGATTACTTGCTGACCAGCCACAATGCTTAA
- the aceK gene encoding bifunctional isocitrate dehydrogenase kinase/phosphatase: protein MPNSNTAQKLDSSVAFDMANALLDGFNRHYRLFRAESARGKHRFETQDWAAQQRGQRERIEFYDLRVREAVTRLEREFKASEKSFAVWQQVKLHFVGLLIDHHQPELAESFFNSVTTKILHRGYFNNDFIFVRPAISTEYIDNANPAKPTYRVYYPTQHSMRDDVTRIVTDFELQCQWDDLQRDIDWLQQAMLARFDHHRLRPNFQFQVLSSLFFRNKGAYIVGKVINGFQEVPFAIAVLHNEQGKLHLDAALFSEDDLLMLFSFARAYFMVDMEIPSAYVQFLRSMMPRKPRTELYSALGLAKQGKTLFYRDFLAHQRQSTDRFRIAPGIKGMVMLVFDQPSFPFVFKVIKDYYPPQKDTTREQIKGKYLLVKQHDRVGRMADTLEYSDVAFPLSRFEPELIEEIKKFAPSQLEISDTNGDGNMEVVIKHVYIERRMIPLNIYLQEAFDALQVNDQDARAWDQLNQAVVEYGNAIKDLVAANIFPGDMLWKNFGITRHGKVVFYDYDEIEYITDCNFRRVPAPRNEEDEMSGDIWYSVGPKDVFPETFAPFLLGNPKVRSVFMKHHADLLDAAFWQDHQARIKEGHVHDVFPYEASSQLRRMVAQA from the coding sequence ATGCCCAACAGCAACACAGCACAAAAACTAGACTCCAGCGTGGCCTTTGACATGGCCAACGCCTTGTTGGATGGCTTTAACCGCCACTACCGTTTGTTTAGGGCCGAATCTGCCAGGGGCAAGCACCGTTTTGAGACCCAGGACTGGGCCGCACAACAACGCGGGCAGCGTGAGCGCATCGAGTTTTATGACTTGCGCGTACGCGAGGCTGTTACCCGCCTGGAGCGTGAATTCAAAGCCAGCGAAAAATCGTTTGCCGTGTGGCAGCAAGTGAAGCTGCACTTTGTGGGCTTGCTCATAGACCACCACCAGCCCGAGTTGGCCGAGTCGTTTTTTAACTCTGTGACCACCAAAATTTTGCACAGGGGTTACTTCAACAACGATTTCATTTTTGTACGCCCTGCAATCAGCACCGAGTACATAGACAACGCCAACCCAGCCAAACCGACATACCGGGTCTACTACCCCACGCAGCACAGCATGCGCGACGACGTTACGCGCATCGTGACCGACTTTGAGTTGCAGTGCCAATGGGATGATTTGCAACGCGACATTGACTGGCTGCAACAAGCCATGCTGGCCAGGTTCGACCACCACAGGTTGCGGCCCAACTTTCAGTTTCAAGTGCTGTCCAGCTTGTTTTTTAGAAACAAGGGGGCGTACATCGTTGGCAAGGTCATCAATGGTTTTCAAGAGGTGCCATTTGCCATAGCGGTGTTGCACAACGAGCAAGGCAAGTTGCACCTGGATGCGGCCTTGTTCAGCGAAGACGACTTGCTGATGTTGTTTAGCTTTGCCCGCGCCTACTTCATGGTTGACATGGAGATACCGTCGGCCTACGTACAGTTTTTGCGCAGCATGATGCCGCGCAAACCGCGCACAGAGTTGTACAGCGCCCTGGGGCTGGCCAAGCAGGGCAAGACGCTGTTTTACCGCGACTTTTTAGCGCACCAACGCCAAAGCACAGACCGCTTCCGAATAGCGCCTGGTATCAAGGGCATGGTGATGCTGGTGTTTGACCAGCCCAGTTTTCCGTTCGTGTTCAAGGTCATCAAAGACTATTACCCGCCGCAAAAAGACACTACCCGCGAGCAAATCAAGGGCAAGTATTTGCTGGTCAAGCAACACGACCGCGTGGGGCGCATGGCCGATACGCTGGAGTATTCAGACGTGGCCTTTCCGCTGTCGCGATTTGAACCCGAGTTGATTGAAGAAATCAAAAAATTTGCGCCCAGCCAACTGGAAATCAGCGATACCAATGGCGACGGCAACATGGAGGTGGTGATTAAGCACGTCTACATAGAGCGGCGCATGATTCCGCTCAACATTTACCTGCAAGAAGCCTTTGATGCCTTGCAAGTCAATGACCAGGACGCGCGCGCTTGGGACCAGCTCAATCAGGCGGTGGTGGAGTATGGCAACGCCATCAAGGACCTGGTGGCTGCCAACATCTTCCCTGGCGATATGTTGTGGAAAAACTTCGGCATCACCCGCCATGGCAAGGTGGTGTTTTACGACTACGACGAAATCGAATACATCACAGACTGCAATTTCCGCCGCGTGCCTGCCCCGCGTAACGAAGAAGATGAAATGTCTGGTGACATTTGGTATTCGGTAGGCCCCAAAGACGTGTTCCCAGAGACATTCGCGCCATTTCTACTAGGCAACCCCAAAGTGCGCAGCGTCTTTATGAAGCACCACGCAGACTTGTTGGACGCCGCCTTTTGGCAAGACCATCAAGCCCGTATCAAAGAGGGCCACGTGCACGACGTCTTCCCGTATGAGGCATCTAGCCAACTGCGTCGCATGGTCGCGCAGGCTTAA
- a CDS encoding acyl-CoA dehydrogenase family protein yields MLLNDDQRMVQEAVRAFAQEQLWPNAAIWDKAHTFPKEVHKGLAELGCYGICVPEELGGAGLDYVSLAVVLEEIAAGDGGTSTVISVTNCPVNAILMKDGNAQQQRDWLTPLAQGEMLGAFCLTEPHVGSDASGLRTTAVRDGDHYVLNGVKQFITSGQNADVAVVIAVTDKAAGKRGMSAFLVPTKAEGYVVARLEDKLGQHSSDTAQINLENCRVPVENRLGEEGEGYRIALGALEGGRVGIAAQSIGMARSALECALTYAKQRESFGQPIFNHQAVGFKLADMATQIEAARALTLHAAAMRDAGMPCLKEAAMAKLFASEMAEQVCSQAIQIHGGYGYVSDFPVERIYRDVRVCQIYEGTSDVQKILIQRALAG; encoded by the coding sequence ATGTTGTTAAACGATGACCAGCGCATGGTGCAAGAGGCTGTGCGCGCTTTCGCCCAAGAGCAGCTGTGGCCCAACGCCGCCATTTGGGACAAAGCCCATACATTCCCCAAAGAGGTTCACAAAGGGCTGGCCGAGCTGGGCTGTTACGGCATTTGCGTGCCCGAAGAGCTGGGTGGTGCAGGCCTGGACTACGTCAGCCTGGCTGTGGTGCTAGAAGAAATAGCAGCCGGTGACGGCGGCACCAGCACCGTCATCTCGGTGACCAACTGCCCGGTGAACGCCATACTCATGAAAGACGGCAATGCCCAGCAGCAGCGCGATTGGCTAACACCCCTGGCGCAAGGCGAGATGTTGGGTGCTTTTTGCTTGACCGAGCCCCATGTGGGCAGCGATGCCTCGGGCTTGCGCACCACGGCCGTGCGGGATGGCGATCACTATGTACTCAATGGCGTCAAGCAGTTCATCACCAGCGGCCAAAATGCCGACGTGGCCGTTGTGATCGCTGTCACCGACAAGGCGGCCGGCAAACGGGGCATGAGCGCGTTTTTGGTGCCCACCAAAGCTGAAGGCTATGTGGTGGCCAGGCTGGAGGACAAGCTGGGCCAACACTCCAGCGACACTGCACAAATCAATCTGGAGAACTGCCGTGTGCCAGTGGAGAACCGCTTGGGCGAAGAGGGCGAGGGTTACCGCATTGCCTTGGGCGCGCTTGAGGGTGGACGCGTGGGCATTGCCGCACAAAGCATTGGCATGGCCAGAAGTGCCTTGGAGTGCGCGCTCACCTATGCCAAGCAACGCGAGTCATTTGGCCAGCCCATTTTCAACCACCAGGCTGTTGGCTTCAAGTTGGCCGACATGGCCACGCAAATAGAGGCTGCTCGCGCCCTCACATTGCACGCAGCCGCCATGCGAGACGCCGGCATGCCTTGCCTCAAAGAAGCCGCCATGGCCAAACTGTTTGCCAGTGAAATGGCCGAACAAGTGTGCAGTCAGGCTATACAAATACATGGTGGCTATGGCTATGTGAGTGACTTTCCGGTAGAGCGCATTTACCGCGACGTGCGCGTGTGCCAGATATACGAAGGCACCTCTGATGTGCAGAAAATCCTGATTCAAAGGGCCTTGGCCGGATAA
- the can gene encoding carbonate dehydratase, whose protein sequence is MTKSLSDLFDHNRQWAADMQAHNPGFFTRLKNQQKPKYMWIGCSDSRVPANQITGLEPGEVFVHRNVANVVVHSDLNALSTLQFAVERLKVRHVMVVGHYGCSGVQAALERARIGLADNWLRHIQDVRDQHQDLLEAIAQPHRMDALCELNVIEQVLNVCQTTVMQDAWLREQKVTVHGWVYGLNDGLLQDLHITVDDSVALDTSYRQAVANVAAAKRG, encoded by the coding sequence ATGACCAAATCTCTTAGCGACCTCTTTGACCACAACCGCCAGTGGGCGGCCGACATGCAAGCCCACAACCCGGGTTTTTTCACGCGGCTTAAAAACCAGCAAAAGCCCAAATACATGTGGATTGGCTGCTCGGACAGCCGCGTGCCTGCCAACCAGATTACCGGGCTGGAGCCGGGTGAGGTGTTTGTGCACCGCAACGTGGCCAACGTTGTGGTGCACTCAGACCTGAACGCTTTGTCTACGCTGCAGTTTGCCGTAGAGCGCCTTAAAGTGCGTCACGTGATGGTTGTGGGGCACTACGGCTGCTCTGGCGTGCAAGCTGCGCTTGAGCGGGCACGCATTGGGCTGGCAGACAACTGGTTGCGTCACATACAAGACGTGCGCGACCAGCATCAAGACCTGTTGGAAGCCATAGCCCAGCCTCATCGCATGGACGCCTTGTGCGAGCTCAACGTAATCGAGCAAGTGCTCAACGTGTGCCAAACCACGGTGATGCAAGACGCGTGGCTGCGTGAGCAAAAGGTAACCGTGCACGGCTGGGTGTATGGCTTGAACGACGGCTTGCTGCAAGACTTGCACATCACCGTTGATGACTCTGTTGCGCTGGACACCAGTTACCGTCAAGCCGTTGCCAACGTGGCCGCGGCCAAGCGAGGTTAA
- a CDS encoding M48 family metallopeptidase, whose protein sequence is MSGQLGFDWGDAEPQAKPLPSVDTPAAMPPKALTKPAGPVERGDDFAQVVGLASWQHPLANRQLRLPTAQLGYHLKRGKRKTVGMSVGIEGVTVNAPRWSTVGDIDAVLLSKAEWLIAKLQAMQARGKELASAHIKWVDGVRLPVLGCTVQVTLDPSHQFVQSGHALCTTSGEFVTWQNDHWQANGQAVAPGEALRLFVALPQAATANQLRDITQAWLMRLATLVFGQRLDHYAQTLGVRYTQLKLSSASTRWGSATSQGHIRLNWRLVHGPLSVVDYVVVHELSHLREMNHGPQFWGTVASVMPEFEHHRDHLKSLQLPVW, encoded by the coding sequence GTGTCTGGACAACTTGGTTTTGACTGGGGCGACGCTGAGCCACAAGCAAAGCCGCTGCCTTCGGTTGACACGCCAGCGGCTATGCCACCCAAGGCCTTGACCAAGCCTGCAGGGCCTGTCGAGCGCGGCGATGACTTTGCGCAAGTGGTGGGGTTGGCCAGCTGGCAGCATCCGTTGGCCAATCGGCAATTGCGCCTGCCCACCGCGCAGCTGGGCTACCACCTCAAACGCGGCAAACGCAAAACAGTAGGCATGAGTGTGGGCATTGAGGGCGTGACGGTGAATGCCCCACGCTGGAGTACGGTGGGCGACATTGACGCGGTGTTGTTGTCCAAGGCGGAGTGGCTTATCGCCAAGCTGCAAGCCATGCAAGCGCGCGGCAAAGAGCTGGCCAGCGCGCATATCAAATGGGTAGACGGTGTGCGACTGCCAGTGCTGGGCTGCACGGTTCAGGTCACGCTAGACCCGTCACACCAGTTTGTTCAAAGCGGCCACGCCTTGTGCACCACCAGCGGAGAGTTTGTCACCTGGCAAAACGACCACTGGCAAGCCAATGGCCAGGCTGTGGCGCCAGGTGAGGCCTTGAGATTGTTTGTGGCACTGCCGCAAGCGGCCACCGCCAACCAATTGCGAGACATCACACAAGCCTGGCTGATGCGTCTGGCCACACTTGTGTTTGGCCAACGTTTGGACCACTACGCCCAAACGCTTGGCGTGCGCTACACACAACTCAAGCTGTCAAGCGCCAGCACGCGCTGGGGAAGTGCTACCAGCCAGGGCCACATTCGGCTGAACTGGCGCCTGGTGCACGGGCCCTTGTCTGTGGTGGACTATGTGGTGGTGCATGAGTTATCTCACCTGCGTGAGATGAATCACGGTCCACAATTTTGGGGCACGGTCGCCAGCGTCATGCCCGAGTTCGAGCACCACCGCGACCACCTCAAAAGCTTGCAACTACCCGTTTGGTAG
- a CDS encoding TrkH family potassium uptake protein — protein MYDFKPVLAALSRVLMVFSLTFWVPWAWSWWGDEHRLQEVWLIGFAATFISGGLLMWRTQTHRRELMPKDGFMLVNLVWAVLPAFAALPLWLGVDRMDWTDSYFEAVSGLTATGATVLTGLDDLPLSINIWRTFLQLFGGLGIMLLVVAVLPLLGLGGVQLYKAETPGPMKDAKLTPRIAETARGLWGVYFVLSLGCFLGYRWAGMSWSDAFMHMSTTVSLGGFSSHDASMGYFESMRVEGVAMVFMLLAGISFARYFIVWRMRSVMSLVHDMEVRSYLGVIVVSIGLVSLLLAAHNTVDSFPEALRVSAFQVISVATTTGYSSADYALWPAFAPVLLVFLGCFVSCAGSTGGGIKMVRMIMLVKQARRELVRAIHPRVVNPVHIGGESISNGVLMSVMAFMLIYGATIITLTMVLLYTGMDMITAFTAVVACVNNIGPGLGEVGPAGNFGGLTDFQTWVCTFGMMLGRLELLSVLVLFTAQFWRK, from the coding sequence ATGTACGATTTCAAGCCAGTATTGGCCGCACTGTCTCGCGTGCTGATGGTGTTTTCACTCACGTTTTGGGTGCCATGGGCATGGTCCTGGTGGGGAGACGAGCACCGCTTGCAAGAAGTGTGGCTGATTGGTTTTGCCGCAACCTTCATCAGCGGTGGCCTGCTGATGTGGCGCACGCAAACGCACAGGCGTGAGCTCATGCCCAAAGACGGCTTCATGTTGGTGAACCTGGTCTGGGCGGTGCTACCCGCTTTTGCTGCCTTGCCCCTGTGGCTGGGCGTAGACCGCATGGATTGGACCGATTCTTACTTCGAAGCAGTCAGTGGTCTAACGGCGACGGGTGCCACCGTGCTGACAGGCCTGGACGACTTGCCACTAAGCATCAACATTTGGCGTACGTTTTTGCAGCTGTTTGGTGGCTTGGGCATTATGTTGCTGGTGGTGGCGGTGCTGCCCTTGCTGGGTTTGGGTGGCGTGCAGCTGTACAAGGCCGAAACACCTGGCCCCATGAAGGACGCCAAGCTCACCCCGCGCATTGCTGAGACGGCGCGCGGCTTGTGGGGCGTCTATTTTGTGCTGTCCCTGGGGTGCTTCTTGGGCTACCGCTGGGCAGGCATGAGCTGGTCTGACGCCTTTATGCACATGAGTACCACGGTGAGTTTAGGCGGCTTTTCGTCGCACGACGCCAGTATGGGGTACTTTGAGTCCATGCGTGTTGAGGGCGTGGCCATGGTGTTTATGCTGCTGGCCGGCATCAGCTTTGCGCGCTACTTTATTGTGTGGCGTATGCGCTCTGTGATGAGTTTGGTGCACGACATGGAGGTGCGCAGCTATCTGGGCGTGATTGTGGTGAGTATTGGTTTGGTCAGCTTGCTGCTGGCGGCTCACAACACGGTAGACAGCTTTCCCGAGGCATTGCGCGTGTCGGCGTTTCAGGTGATATCGGTTGCAACGACAACGGGTTACTCATCGGCCGACTATGCCTTGTGGCCGGCTTTTGCGCCGGTATTGTTGGTGTTCCTGGGCTGCTTTGTATCGTGTGCAGGCTCCACTGGTGGCGGCATCAAGATGGTGCGCATGATCATGCTGGTCAAGCAAGCGCGCCGCGAGCTGGTGCGGGCCATTCACCCGCGCGTGGTGAATCCAGTGCACATTGGCGGCGAGTCCATCAGCAACGGCGTGCTGATGTCTGTCATGGCGTTCATGTTGATTTATGGCGCCACCATCATTACGCTTACCATGGTGTTGCTGTACACCGGTATGGACATGATCACCGCGTTTACTGCGGTTGTGGCCTGCGTCAACAACATTGGCCCGGGTTTGGGTGAGGTGGGTCCTGCAGGTAACTTTGGCGGTTTGACAGATTTTCAAACGTGGGTGTGTACCTTTGGCATGATGCTGGGACGCTTGGAGTTGTTGTCTGTGCTGGTCTTGTTTACCGCGCAGTTTTGGCGCAAATAG
- a CDS encoding 1-acyl-sn-glycerol-3-phosphate acyltransferase, which translates to MAFVRSLVHALWMALTVVPWAMVVLVSAPFLNGTQIYWLCTGWLRLAVTGGHVILGIQNRVTGFENLPTADDSQAILLLKHQSTWETFSMPTLMPHPLAYVFKRELLFVPFFGWAMARMDMIHIDRRKRSQAFAKVVEQGRRLLAQGTWVIMFPEGTRVDRGQVGTYKTGGTKLAVQTGAPVIPVAVTSAKCWPRKAFIKYPGVVDIVIGQPIPSVGRQPDELMVQVQTWIESEMRRLDPEAYPA; encoded by the coding sequence ATTGCGTTTGTGCGCTCACTGGTGCACGCCTTGTGGATGGCTTTGACGGTGGTGCCTTGGGCCATGGTGGTGCTGGTCAGTGCGCCGTTTTTAAATGGCACGCAAATTTACTGGCTGTGCACGGGCTGGCTGCGTCTGGCGGTTACGGGTGGCCATGTCATTTTGGGCATTCAAAACCGCGTCACAGGTTTTGAAAACCTGCCCACAGCTGATGACAGCCAGGCCATTTTGTTGCTCAAGCACCAATCTACGTGGGAGACTTTTTCTATGCCCACGCTGATGCCTCACCCCTTGGCCTATGTATTCAAGCGTGAGCTGTTGTTCGTGCCATTCTTTGGTTGGGCCATGGCGCGCATGGACATGATTCACATAGACAGGCGCAAGCGCTCACAGGCATTTGCCAAAGTGGTCGAGCAGGGGCGCCGTCTGTTGGCGCAAGGCACTTGGGTGATCATGTTTCCAGAGGGCACGCGCGTAGACAGAGGCCAGGTTGGCACCTATAAAACGGGTGGTACCAAGCTGGCGGTGCAGACAGGCGCCCCTGTCATTCCGGTGGCGGTAACCTCAGCCAAGTGCTGGCCGCGCAAGGCGTTCATCAAGTACCCAGGTGTGGTGGACATCGTGATTGGTCAACCCATACCTAGCGTTGGTCGACAGCCAGACGAACTGATGGTGCAGGTGCAAACCTGGATTGAGTCCGAAATGCGCCGTCTGGATCCTGAGGCTTACCCCGCCTGA
- a CDS encoding PaaI family thioesterase, with protein sequence MTSHQHPDEESLAPVDGLSPMRRVQQSLERQGMMRAWGVRLEHADLGTCALHMPFSDAVSQQQGSFHGGAMGALADIAGGYAALTVAPPDCEVMTAEYKINFLAAKTGGSLQALGTVVKAGKRLLVATAEVTHVADDGTRTVCALMQQTLVPVPKTY encoded by the coding sequence ATGACCTCACACCAACACCCAGACGAAGAAAGCCTCGCACCAGTTGATGGGCTTTCGCCCATGCGGCGCGTGCAGCAAAGCTTGGAGCGCCAAGGCATGATGCGCGCGTGGGGCGTGCGTCTGGAGCACGCAGACTTGGGCACTTGTGCGCTGCACATGCCGTTTTCGGATGCAGTGAGTCAGCAGCAGGGCAGTTTTCACGGCGGTGCCATGGGTGCATTGGCGGACATTGCAGGCGGCTATGCCGCACTCACTGTTGCGCCGCCAGACTGTGAAGTGATGACGGCTGAGTACAAGATCAACTTTTTGGCGGCCAAAACCGGTGGCAGCTTGCAGGCTTTGGGCACTGTGGTGAAGGCCGGCAAGCGTTTGCTGGTGGCCACTGCCGAGGTGACGCACGTGGCAGACGACGGTACGCGCACCGTATGTGCGCTGATGCAGCAAACCTTGGTGCCTGTGCCCAAGACCTACTAA